The genomic stretch GTAGCCCTGAAATCAACAGCTTTGTCAAGCACAGTGAGAAAAGAGAAGAAATGTAAAATAAACCAATAAAAAGACTGGATAAGGACCTTAAAGCTTATGATATCACTGATTGGAGGGTCAAGAGAGAGTGAAGGAATATCAGTTGGCACAATATATCCATTTGCCCTTTCTTGAGGTTCAAACTTTGTGTTTCTGTATGTAACCGAGTAAGCAACCATAGTATCAACTAGCTGCACGAGTTCATTTTTTGCCCTCTCTGACTGCAAATTCAGTGCCACCTGAATAGATTATGTGCTGTTAGAAACCTAACACGGTTGGAAATatataaaacaaataaaaaatcgTAATGCCATGTCAACATTTAGGGTGCAACCCAACATTGCTGGTCTACTTGACACAATCACAGGTAGAGGCCAGATTGTGGGCAGCAGCGGGAGCGTGACTTGCGGTTTTGCTGCTGGCAGCCTGGCTTTTAGGAAGCAGGTTGTAATCTTGGGTGTGCCCCCTCCAGGCTTGTACTAAACTCTTTTTGCTATCAATGGAATGAATCGAAAAAATGCCATGTAAATCCAAATGTTCCAGAGTAGTAAACTTGACATAGGGCCCCCAAGGAGTTCTTTCTTGCTTGATAAATGTTGTTTCTCACACAATCTCACACAATGCCATGCCGACCTGAGGGGTTGGGGATACATATATATAGCTGCTAGCCAGCCACAAATATGCTAGATGCTAGTCTAAGATGCTGCTAACTACCATGTGCAACAGCATCTCCACAAAGACCATAGTACAGAGACTTATCCAACAGAACGATCAACACCTACACTCCAGGATTAGACCACGAGCCTCCTTCCCATGTACTAAATCAACATAGTACAATCAACAACAAGCCTACCGAGACCAGCAGGCGCATCTCGACCATCAGACCACGACCGGTCAGTCAGCCCTGCCACAGGCGCCCAGACCATCTCCGCCGTGATCTTGTGTCTAGCCTACCACCTTCGTCTAGTCTATTTTGGCTACCACATGGTGCCATTCTATAAGAGACCAAGGTTACATGTGTTTGACTCCAACACCTAACCCTCCACATATTCCAAGTCCAACAGTAGCCCAATACACATATTCTACACCAATTCAAACAAATTTCACTTTTGGGTAAATTGTAGAATATTTTGGGTAAGGGCAGTGTAAAGATAGCTTTGTCATTCAATCCTTGCTTGTAATTATTGGTCTTACAAAGAAATATGAAATTGAGGACAAATTACTGTGTGCCAAGCCTAAAGGGATGCTTGAAAACCGAGCATTGGAAAAACACAGTAAGCTGAGTGAGAACTTACAGGTCTCAAACTCAATGGGGAAAGAATATGTAAAAAGGGGGAAGCAATGTCTTCAACAAAAGATTCCACAGACAGGTGCCTTGAAATGAGCGGTGACATTCGATTTTGCCAGGTCTTCAATGTATCCTTCTTTTCCAAAAGCACTGCTCGGCACCTAAAGATATATATCCACATTAACCCGGAACGTATAGCTATTAGCAATAGATGTGTAAAAAGTACCTTTGCAAAGCTTTTGGCCACTCAATATTTGGCTTCTCAACTTGAGCAACCATACGGCTTATAGTGATAGCAATAGAAGGTTGATATGCTGAAGTATAGAGATAAACTATTTAAGTTAGTCTAATATTTCTCCAAAAAGAAGGTAATAAACAGTCACATAGTACCTTGGATTGACATATGTTGTGTTCGATAAACATATTGCGTCAAAGAATCAGAAACTCCAAGTACATCAAGGCATTTCACCTGTAAGGTGGTTTGAGTTACATTAAGTTCGCAAATATATTACAAAAGTAAGAAATCAATGAACTCTCCCTGAGAAGGCGCAGTGGTGGGTGCAAAAGGTCCACACATTAAGGCTCCAGCCTAGCCTCAACTTTAATTTGAAGTGTGGGCACATGAAGGGTAAAAAATTCAAATGCAATATATGATTAGCTAGAATTAATACCGTCTTCTGCAACATTGGGTCATGGTAAGAGAGTCTTAAGAGGTTTTCGTGAATCCCATCCATAGTAACATCATAGTCACCACTGCAAAGACAATATTACATAATAAGAAACTGAAGCAAGTTCCTGTAGAAACAAAGTTTGGAGTAGATAAAAATAAATTTTACCGGTTAGATATGAGTGAGAACAGAGAACCAATGTCCTTGTCTCCACTCACATGACTATCAGCCATTTCTGCCCGCTTGGGTTTTTTCTTTTGAAGAACCTGAGAAGCAAACTTACTatgatgaaaaaataaaaaaattaatgaAATTATTTTGTGAATTGCTAGCAGCAATCCGTTACATGGATTGCCTTATGAACTTATGCTTTGCACTCATTTTCAGCACAAGGATACGTTTATCGATTGCCAATGATGGCATCCGCAACAAATAAAATAAACGAGATACAGGAGCAGGCATTAAAGTAAGAAAACATCAGACCTGTTTCCAAACATCAAAGATGCTTTTTGACATGTCCTTCCGTCCAATGACTTGTGACTCAAACCCTGACTGCTCGATTGCACATATCAATGAGAAATGGACACCATATCAAATTAAGCAATAGAATCAGCCAATCAGGAAACTTACAATGTTTAGTGCCTCTCTTTTCTTGTTCAGAAATTGAAGTGTGTTCAGGCATGATCGAATGTCACATTCTGCAGGGAAGCTTTGTTCACTTAGTCTAATCTCTATGAGGCTAATCAGTCATGTCATCAAATAAAACAATATTACATATGTAATATCCTCCGTCGTGCAATAAATAGGTGCATAAAACAAGCAAAAGAAGCAGCACTACGAATGGCAAAATAACAGGTTCTAGGTCCAAGACAAAAGCATTAGCCCACCAGCATTTCACGGAGTCAATTCACATAAAGTACAGTGAGGATCCTGCGTGTCTGGGAAGCATAAAAACTAGCATCCCAAATTATGTCACCGTATAAGGATATTTTAATTAAATGCACGAGAAATGTAGAGATACCTATCCAGTTAACTTGGCAAACATAGGATAGCTATCCAGTTAATTTGAAGACATAATATAGGAAGTTCAACGTATGTTACGTTTTGGTACCCAGCTAAACTAATTCATGAGACATACAGTACAGGTGCTtcgttggccaaaatctggtaaaTTTAGCTGAACAGATATTTCTAGGAGTCCAGAACTATCATTTTGTTTAAACATAGGAAGAAGGCTCTAGAACTACAAGTACTAACAGTGAAGGAGATATCACATGTCCATTAACTGAATACAGAACGAACCTTCATTCTGCCATTGTTGTAGCAAAAAATGGGCATCCTGATGCACAAATAATAAGCATATTTCTGGCTTAAATGGAGCAAACAAAATGTACCAGTGTAATCTGCTAATGCAGAAAGGGCAATTGAACTTGTCTTAAATCCTTCCTTCTTGCATATGTACTTGAGCCTAAAGAAGCAAAACTTATTCGTGAACAAAATGTATCATACTAAGATAGACTGCTAGATTTAAGTGCATTTAGCCATATACATCACCTGTTCACCACACGACTAATTGTTGGCTGCACAAAAATATGAACCCTGCAAAGTTACACAAATCCTTATAAGAAAAGTTTAAACAACTTAAGGACAgcacaaaataaaagaaattaaCGAGAAGAAAAGGTTACTTGGCAACTTGACGTAGTTTTCTCAAGGCTGGGGCATAAAGGTCATTGCAAATACAAATTATCTGTAAATAACATTGTACAATTTAATCTCTATGAAGGCACTCAAATTAAAAATGACGGCAAGTGACAGCATAACATTATTGCTTACAGGCCTCAACAGTTTTGCTATTTTATGACCTTTCCTTGTAGAAGCCTTTTGTACTGGAGTTTCATCTGTACCAGTACTACTGTCAGAATTTTTGTTCTTTTCAGCATTGATCTGCACCGAAAAAAAATTAATTGGTAAGTCACAGAAATGCATTATACTGCAGATAATAGCCTTTCTTCTCAAGTGCACAACGGTCCAGAATATTCTTTTATTGACAAAAAAGAGGGGGGATTAATgttaaggggggggggggggggagtaaaAGTGACGGAAAATAAAAATGATGAAAATCATTGTATGAGTGAGGACTAGGATGTTGCCAATTTACCATCTTTAAAATAACCTCCACAGCCCCTTTTCCATCACCAAGCGCTCCATCAATTTCATCAATTACCTACGCAAGTCAACAGAACTTAACAGAATGTGGGGAAAGTAATTTAAcagtctgatagcatagcttaacTCACCAGACACTTAGGTTTGGAATCTGACATGATAGAGTTCATCTGAACTACATCAAGAATTTTTGGTTCAATGGATGAAGCAGAACGATCATCACTGGCATTTATCTGCATGGATGCAGTATTTAACATAAGCAGTGTACAGAGTTTGTAATTAGGTAGCAATAAGCAGCTGAGGGCCAGACCACAGACCAATAGCTAAACTAACTAACAAGAATTCGAGAAGCAATATTAATATGGAATTTGGAAGAATGTTGCTAAAGGACATGTCATCATAGGTCATGCAATAGACTGATACTTATAGTTTTCCAGCGTATAAAATACCAAAATCATGTGCAAAGAAATCTAGTTGTGACAAGATGATGTGTACAAAACTGAAGACAATTCAGAAGGATGACAGCAGATATATCTCATACACTAATCATATAGCATATACAAGGTGTGTACTCCCATAAAGAGTGACTAAAAAGTGCAATTATGCATCATTTTACATCAAATCAAATagaagctatgaaacataaatgaCATATAATGTTGATTATATATTTATACCTCCACAACATGGTAGCCACAATGTTTGGCTGCCACATGAGCAAGTGTTGTCTTCCCAAGGCCAGCCGGGCCACATAGTAGCAACACCTGCAACATAAAAGGTTATTCAAATAAAAAACAAACCAGCAACTTCTTTGTACAGACAGAGCCTGCAGCAATTACACAAAACACAACTGAAAATAGTACTAGCCCACCTTTTGTTCTGGCGCATTATCGACAGAGGGCTTTTTGTTAAAGTTGTTTTTCAAATCTTCTGAGTTGCTACCAGATTCATTTTGGGGCATGCTATCTCGACTCGTGACATAGCCTCCCTTAATCTTGGAAAAGAAACTTCTGTTACTTGAGTTTTTCTGGATGGCACAAGAATGCTGACGTAAGGCAGATAAAGTATCATCACTTGTAGCCCGAATATGGGAACCAAACACACAGGAGTCCCATTGTTTCAACCATAGAAGTACCTGAGCAAGGTAGGCCAAGTAAAAAAGTTCAAGCAGAAATTCTTACAGAAGAGGCCTACACAAGTATATTTCTTAAGATAAT from Lolium rigidum isolate FL_2022 chromosome 4, APGP_CSIRO_Lrig_0.1, whole genome shotgun sequence encodes the following:
- the LOC124708628 gene encoding chromosome transmission fidelity protein 18 homolog, whose product is MEVDMDMPDPEELEWMESNGLLPEEEEYAYFDDPEEGFLPAAAVASKPQDPPQVAAASPAKPAEEVPEANLKRPPPPPPPEQEEERSKRRNVEREDPVDEDWLRYSPPPAAEVVAEKTVSRFASEIQGDSMPVTAPNGERVYAKLATEKLVSEVIEGARRRASNTNHTGLLSESFQSLTMRAEQDALAKALLESTDTQYVEGCPVTPVVTEQLWVEKYAPHSFTELLSDEHTNREVLLWLKQWDSCVFGSHIRATSDDTLSALRQHSCAIQKNSSNRSFFSKIKGGYVTSRDSMPQNESGSNSEDLKNNFNKKPSVDNAPEQKVLLLCGPAGLGKTTLAHVAAKHCGYHVVEINASDDRSASSIEPKILDVVQMNSIMSDSKPKCLVIDEIDGALGDGKGAVEVILKMINAEKNKNSDSSTGTDETPVQKASTRKGHKIAKLLRPIICICNDLYAPALRKLRQVAKVHIFVQPTISRVVNRLKYICKKEGFKTSSIALSALADYTECDIRSCLNTLQFLNKKREALNISGFESQVIGRKDMSKSIFDVWKQVLQKKKPKRAEMADSHVSGDKDIGSLFSLISNRGDYDVTMDGIHENLLRLSYHDPMLQKTVKCLDVLGVSDSLTQYVYRTQHMSIQAYQPSIAITISRMVAQVEKPNIEWPKALQRCRAVLLEKKDTLKTWQNRMSPLISRHLSVESFVEDIASPFLHILSPLSLRPVALNLQSERAKNELVQLVDTMVAYSVTYRNTKFEPQERANGYIVPTDIPSLSLDPPISDIISFKGYQSEHIGLSLAVKQVLVHEVEKQKIMKDSAGKLLNQTSEAVTSEVSTVTCQEAAAVTALDSSKGSSKLKSATVPMQFNSASSLRGKDMAPAKKPSSRPTDFFHSFRKERPAGAKSHNDAAQQGATVQRDLRPLIFKYNEGYTNAVKRPVRVRDLLL